In one window of Pseudomonas sp. p1(2021b) DNA:
- a CDS encoding autotransporter domain-containing protein, whose protein sequence is MHNNATPFKPRLSLLVASIALAMNAGTAHAAYAGIDVYAPTLGSSSTTYDSHIGGSGDGSTLVGAQFNPSTETTEAFKWTLLGGKQLLASLGTNAAAYAVSNEADVIVGSSVDSVTDNETAVYWNNAGIHKLDFLNGGAEAEARAVSADGSVIAGSADDGLTGNRSAVTWDLAGAVTQLGYLNDGTYSYAMGISADGKVVVGYAQNGAGNGDIATRWVGGGSAESLGTLEGGTQSIATATSADGTYIVGASDSSLALSEAMIWSELSGMKGLGLLADGTLSKAEGVSANGAVVVGIADTTGTVFSGFRWTAETGMQSLVEWLQDNDPSYTLLANNTLNSATAVSADGNTVFGLGFLNGRSQPFVARSYGPISEPVVTTPPVVTTPPEETIPEVTPPVVTPPVTDPTPPSTGGSSNAGDTSTGGSDAGTGTGAGGTETGAGTGGTGGTDTGTGGTGGTGTGAGGAEATTPPTGVIGLLDLGDSLQNATLYAQAMQNQLQGFVQDQLSCSTFDTSGICVSVSSQMTHHSGTVHGDNVYGGVTAAYRLTPDLVAGIGYQGPSTSLKINDDRVEGDTNTIGAFVEYGNRLRKGVFARGAVAVSEGDATIKRSYKTGAGDVESKGKADVSQRAVSGQVGYVFILQDNIAVMPFLGLDYLNTKLDSYTETSGSFPAHFDKRTEENIYGTAGLDASMNLANKAIVSANIKHVSRLNNSQDDLTGDVMGVSRFDMKQDTTERWNEVGVGLQVAGPFKASRVGITYGHRFGSDKAVASDVATLSLSVGF, encoded by the coding sequence ATGCACAACAATGCAACCCCCTTCAAGCCACGTCTCTCCCTGCTTGTCGCCTCCATCGCACTGGCCATGAACGCTGGCACTGCGCATGCCGCTTACGCCGGCATTGATGTCTACGCACCAACGCTGGGCTCCTCCAGTACCACCTATGATTCGCACATCGGCGGCTCTGGTGATGGCTCCACCCTGGTTGGCGCCCAGTTCAACCCGAGCACCGAAACTACCGAGGCCTTCAAGTGGACATTGCTGGGTGGCAAGCAACTGCTGGCCAGCCTTGGGACCAATGCCGCCGCCTACGCTGTGTCGAACGAAGCTGACGTCATCGTCGGTAGCTCTGTCGACAGCGTCACGGACAACGAAACCGCCGTGTACTGGAACAACGCCGGCATTCACAAGCTGGACTTCCTGAACGGCGGTGCCGAAGCTGAAGCACGCGCCGTTTCGGCTGATGGCAGCGTCATCGCCGGTTCTGCCGACGACGGTCTGACCGGCAACCGATCGGCAGTAACCTGGGACCTGGCTGGCGCTGTGACTCAGCTGGGCTACCTGAACGACGGCACCTACAGCTACGCCATGGGCATCAGCGCTGACGGCAAGGTGGTGGTGGGGTACGCACAGAACGGCGCCGGCAATGGTGATATCGCCACTCGATGGGTGGGCGGCGGTAGCGCCGAGAGCCTCGGCACCTTGGAGGGTGGTACGCAATCCATCGCCACGGCGACCAGTGCCGATGGCACTTACATCGTCGGTGCGAGTGACTCTTCGCTCGCCCTGAGCGAAGCTATGATCTGGTCCGAGCTGTCCGGCATGAAGGGCTTGGGCTTGCTGGCCGACGGTACCCTGTCCAAGGCTGAAGGCGTCTCCGCCAACGGCGCCGTGGTCGTCGGTATCGCGGACACCACTGGCACTGTCTTCTCCGGCTTCCGCTGGACCGCTGAGACCGGCATGCAGTCGCTGGTCGAATGGCTGCAGGATAACGACCCTTCCTACACTCTCCTGGCCAACAACACCCTGAACTCCGCCACTGCGGTATCTGCAGATGGCAACACCGTCTTCGGCCTGGGCTTCCTGAATGGTCGCTCGCAGCCGTTCGTAGCGCGTTCCTACGGCCCAATCTCCGAGCCTGTGGTCACTACCCCACCGGTGGTAACCACTCCGCCTGAAGAGACCATTCCAGAGGTGACCCCTCCCGTCGTCACCCCGCCTGTTACTGACCCAACGCCGCCAAGCACCGGTGGCTCCTCCAATGCAGGGGACACTTCTACTGGCGGCAGCGATGCAGGCACGGGCACCGGCGCCGGTGGTACCGAAACCGGTGCGGGTACCGGTGGCACTGGGGGCACTGACACGGGTACTGGTGGTACCGGTGGAACTGGCACTGGCGCGGGTGGCGCTGAGGCTACCACTCCACCGACTGGCGTGATCGGTTTGCTGGACCTCGGCGACTCGTTGCAGAATGCGACCCTGTACGCGCAAGCCATGCAGAATCAGCTGCAAGGCTTCGTCCAGGACCAACTGTCCTGCTCGACATTCGACACCAGCGGCATCTGTGTCAGCGTCAGCAGCCAGATGACTCATCACTCGGGTACTGTCCACGGTGACAACGTGTACGGCGGTGTTACCGCTGCATATCGACTGACTCCTGACCTGGTTGCCGGCATCGGCTACCAAGGCCCGAGCACCTCGCTCAAGATCAACGATGACCGCGTCGAGGGTGATACCAACACGATCGGTGCTTTCGTCGAGTACGGTAACCGTCTGCGCAAAGGCGTATTCGCCCGGGGCGCCGTGGCTGTTTCCGAAGGCGATGCCACCATCAAGCGCTCTTACAAAACCGGTGCCGGCGACGTCGAGTCGAAAGGCAAGGCCGATGTCAGCCAGCGTGCCGTATCCGGCCAGGTCGGCTACGTCTTCATCCTGCAGGACAACATCGCTGTCATGCCTTTCCTGGGCTTGGACTACCTCAACACCAAGCTGGATAGCTACACCGAGACCAGCGGCTCCTTCCCGGCGCACTTCGATAAGCGGACCGAAGAAAACATCTACGGTACCGCGGGCCTGGATGCCAGCATGAACCTGGCAAATAAGGCCATCGTCTCGGCGAACATCAAGCACGTCAGCCGCCTGAACAACTCGCAAGACGATCTGACCGGTGATGTGATGGGTGTGTCGCGCTTCGACATGAAGCAAGACACCACTGAGCGCTGGAACGAAGTGGGCGTTGGCCTGCAGGTTGCCGGCCCGTTCAAGGCCTCCCGCGTGGGCATCACCTACGGCCACCGCTTCGGCAGCGACAAAGCCGTTGCCTCGGACGTCGCTACGCTGTCCCTGTCGGTCGGTTTCTAA
- the ltrA gene encoding group II intron reverse transcriptase/maturase: MPPVGVTVSLVAVMQKFPTTESVTPNPGQKPRVMPDSAKVPAASATWTNAEPDTLMERVLAPANLRRAYQRVVSNKGAPGADGMTVADLAGYVKQYWPTLKARLLAGEYHPQAVRAVEIPKPQGGTRQLGIPTVVDRLIQQALQQQLTLLFDPLFSDYSYGFRPGKSAHQAVELARSHVAAGHRWCVELDLEKFFDRVNHDILMACLQRRVEDKRVLRLIRRYLEAGAMSGGIVSQRQEGTPQGGPLSPLLSNILLDELDRELERRGHRFVRYADDANIYVRSPRAGERVLASIERFLCHRLKLTVNRKKSQVAGAWKCDYLGYGMSRHQQPRLRVATMSLGRLRDRLRILLRSVRARKVATVIERINPVLRGWAGYFKLSQSKRPLEKLDGWVRHKLRCVIWRQWKRPSTRARNLMRLGLSEERACKSAFNGRGPWWNSGASHVNQALPKRLWDRFGLVSILDTINRLSRIT; encoded by the coding sequence ATGCCGCCAGTAGGCGTCACTGTCTCGTTGGTAGCCGTAATGCAGAAATTTCCTACAACGGAATCTGTCACTCCGAATCCCGGCCAGAAGCCGAGGGTGATGCCTGACAGTGCAAAGGTGCCGGCGGCGTCAGCGACGTGGACGAACGCGGAGCCGGACACGCTGATGGAGCGGGTGCTTGCACCGGCCAACCTCAGGCGTGCGTATCAACGCGTGGTTAGCAACAAGGGGGCTCCGGGTGCCGATGGCATGACGGTCGCTGACTTGGCGGGCTACGTGAAACAGTATTGGCCAACCCTCAAGGCCAGGTTGCTGGCCGGTGAATACCATCCCCAAGCAGTGCGAGCGGTTGAAATTCCCAAGCCGCAGGGCGGCACACGGCAACTGGGAATCCCCACCGTCGTGGATCGCCTGATCCAGCAAGCATTACAGCAACAACTCACGCTACTCTTCGATCCGCTGTTTTCGGACTACAGCTACGGTTTTCGTCCGGGCAAAAGCGCTCACCAAGCCGTTGAACTGGCCCGCTCCCATGTGGCGGCGGGGCATCGCTGGTGCGTGGAGCTTGATCTGGAAAAGTTCTTTGATCGGGTCAACCACGACATCCTGATGGCCTGCTTGCAGCGTCGCGTCGAAGACAAGCGAGTGCTTAGGCTCATCCGCCGCTACCTTGAAGCTGGGGCCATGTCGGGCGGTATCGTCAGCCAACGGCAAGAGGGGACACCGCAAGGCGGCCCACTCTCGCCGTTGCTGTCGAATATCCTTCTGGATGAGCTCGACCGCGAATTGGAACGGCGGGGTCATCGCTTCGTGCGCTACGCCGATGATGCGAACATTTATGTGCGCAGTCCTCGGGCGGGCGAGCGGGTGTTGGCCAGTATCGAGCGCTTCCTGTGCCATCGTTTGAAACTGACGGTGAACCGGAAGAAGAGCCAAGTAGCAGGGGCTTGGAAGTGTGACTACTTGGGTTACGGGATGAGCAGGCACCAGCAACCAAGGCTGCGTGTGGCAACGATGAGCCTGGGGCGCTTACGCGACCGACTCAGAATATTGCTACGCAGTGTAAGGGCCCGCAAAGTGGCGACTGTCATTGAGCGAATCAACCCTGTCCTGCGAGGCTGGGCTGGCTACTTCAAGCTCAGCCAGAGCAAACGCCCACTTGAGAAATTGGATGGTTGGGTCAGGCATAAACTTCGCTGCGTCATCTGGCGTCAATGGAAACGGCCCTCAACGAGGGCGCGCAACCTGATGCGCCTGGGCCTGAGCGAAGAACGTGCCTGTAAATCGGCCTTTAATGGCCGAGGCCCGTGGTGGAACTCGGGAGCATCTCATGTGAATCAGGCGCTACCGAAGAGGCTATGGGATAGGTTCGGACTGGTCTCGATACTGGATACGATAAACCGGCTTAGCCGTATAACCTGA
- a CDS encoding ParB/RepB/Spo0J family partition protein, with protein sequence MTTTVENSSSEHQLDLDFRMIITTGNIKKAMEKGDGKKRFTAGDLWNIAPGTIQVIPGYNVRERNADYLANVQKLKQSIKDNGFKKDSALSVIIRRDENGEQSICLKRGHQRLEATMELVAEGESIPTVPCIIAADDCSEEDMTADLVLSNNGSPLSPYATAVVCKRMTRFHPDDHSAIAKKLNLWPAQVSDYLLMINGPIEIRNYVRDGVVSFTLAVQILQEHGPKALQVIEQGLARSAAAGGKTEKLRPRFVPGKVIKKAITQAAPTMKTAIENIRQDKGYSQLSPENQQKLEEILQQFRLAEEEEEKLNVNPSTEQQLDLKDTEE encoded by the coding sequence ATGACCACAACCGTCGAAAACAGCAGCAGCGAACACCAGTTGGATCTGGATTTCCGCATGATCATCACCACTGGCAACATCAAAAAAGCGATGGAAAAGGGTGATGGCAAGAAGCGGTTCACCGCAGGCGACCTCTGGAACATAGCGCCAGGTACTATCCAGGTCATCCCGGGGTACAACGTAAGAGAGCGAAATGCTGACTACTTGGCCAACGTTCAGAAACTGAAGCAATCCATCAAGGACAACGGATTCAAGAAAGACTCGGCTCTCTCGGTCATCATCCGTCGCGATGAGAATGGAGAGCAGTCAATTTGTCTGAAGCGTGGCCATCAGCGTCTTGAAGCCACGATGGAATTGGTCGCCGAAGGTGAAAGCATCCCGACCGTCCCTTGCATCATTGCTGCAGATGATTGTTCCGAAGAGGACATGACTGCAGACCTTGTGCTCAGCAACAATGGTTCACCGCTTAGCCCATATGCAACAGCAGTTGTTTGCAAACGCATGACCCGCTTCCATCCCGATGACCATTCCGCGATCGCCAAAAAACTGAATCTCTGGCCCGCCCAGGTTTCGGACTACCTCTTGATGATCAACGGACCTATCGAGATCAGGAACTACGTCCGCGACGGAGTGGTTTCCTTCACGCTGGCTGTTCAGATCCTTCAAGAGCATGGCCCCAAAGCTCTGCAAGTGATCGAGCAAGGCCTTGCCCGCTCAGCTGCTGCAGGCGGCAAAACCGAAAAGCTCAGGCCAAGGTTTGTTCCAGGCAAGGTCATCAAGAAGGCAATTACCCAAGCAGCTCCAACGATGAAAACAGCCATCGAAAACATTAGACAGGATAAGGGCTATTCGCAGTTGAGCCCGGAGAATCAACAGAAGCTTGAGGAGATCCTGCAGCAATTCCGCCTGGCGGAAGAGGAAGAGGAAAAACTGAACGTGAACCCGTCTACTGAGCAACAGCTCGACCTCAAAGACACTGAGGAATAA
- a CDS encoding N-6 DNA methylase, whose product MASKLARAVPPTIKPLAEALCDGHRYPPAEMFRFFLGAVMELWGFQPWYPIPDDVRGKIGRVITLYDQAVANEEPFKDILGPLYEELASHGGKQMLGQFFTPWSLASLMVRMSDGDIDLPRAGDLKAYSDPACGSGVMLLAKANYLLETKGPGELQQWLFHACDIDGICARMVAIQLAANCAIHRVEIGEIIVLLGDTLSSDPKQQILHATSPTLMRSRQNSIPKLEVAS is encoded by the coding sequence ATGGCAAGCAAACTAGCACGCGCGGTACCACCCACCATCAAGCCACTGGCAGAAGCACTGTGTGATGGCCACCGGTATCCGCCGGCGGAGATGTTTCGATTTTTCCTAGGGGCAGTGATGGAGCTTTGGGGGTTTCAGCCCTGGTATCCCATACCTGATGATGTCCGCGGTAAAATAGGACGAGTTATCACGCTGTACGATCAGGCGGTGGCCAATGAAGAACCGTTCAAGGACATTTTAGGCCCACTCTACGAAGAGCTGGCCAGCCATGGCGGCAAGCAAATGCTGGGGCAGTTCTTCACGCCCTGGTCATTGGCAAGCCTGATGGTCAGGATGAGCGATGGTGACATCGACCTGCCTCGCGCCGGTGATCTCAAAGCTTACTCAGATCCGGCTTGTGGCAGTGGAGTTATGCTGTTGGCAAAAGCAAACTACCTGCTCGAAACGAAAGGTCCTGGGGAGCTCCAGCAATGGCTTTTTCACGCATGCGATATCGATGGCATTTGCGCTCGCATGGTTGCGATTCAGCTGGCCGCGAATTGTGCCATTCATAGAGTCGAAATCGGGGAGATCATAGTGCTCCTTGGTGATACGCTCAGCTCGGACCCCAAGCAGCAGATCTTGCACGCAACCTCTCCGACGCTGATGCGTTCACGTCAAAATTCAATTCCGAAACTTGAGGTCGCCTCATGA
- a CDS encoding site-2 protease family protein, which produces MKTMLPDALVTIGMFAIAFFVIWLMLVFLLLIHEAGHLIPMQRFGIKPDKLIIGGYKLFSFRKSGIIHEIGLIPLWAYVVSSDYEKAPSDRRAIIAAGGPLISLATGLLFFGINYVTPNWPTLVAAQGSILLAATNIIPLPPMDGWTIVEYFLNRRGIYFDDRNRRLLMGVGLATIIAITLAL; this is translated from the coding sequence ATGAAAACCATGCTGCCTGACGCACTGGTAACCATCGGGATGTTCGCCATCGCCTTTTTCGTCATTTGGCTGATGCTGGTGTTCTTGCTCTTGATCCACGAAGCCGGGCATCTAATACCGATGCAGCGGTTTGGTATCAAGCCAGACAAACTCATTATTGGTGGATACAAGCTTTTCTCGTTCCGAAAATCCGGGATCATTCATGAAATTGGTCTGATTCCGCTGTGGGCATATGTGGTCAGCTCCGACTATGAAAAGGCGCCCTCAGACCGCCGGGCGATCATCGCTGCGGGCGGCCCTCTCATCTCACTGGCGACCGGCCTGCTGTTCTTCGGGATTAACTACGTCACGCCGAACTGGCCGACGCTTGTCGCGGCCCAGGGCTCGATCCTCCTGGCGGCGACTAACATCATCCCCCTGCCTCCAATGGACGGGTGGACGATCGTCGAGTATTTCTTGAACCGCCGCGGTATCTACTTTGATGACAGGAACAGGCGGCTCCTCATGGGCGTAGGGTTGGCGACCATAATTGCTATCACCCTCGCCCTCTAG
- a CDS encoding helix-turn-helix domain-containing protein: MDTSTSAPGIEVSAVRRIADSSMQGITRDNRPSKPSDAGWRVRLMKDGKFVADRHFRDLAYHGRSRAKRAAQCYRDDMATEHQIQFTQTVHTDLALQRHAAGLTQAAIASMLSVSPGLVSKWEKGGHIPAAARSLFQAAVQGELVGDAPSLAGADIRRIRAEVLGWTQTQLADALGWAYAAVGYWERGQRRIPGWVQVYMQAIDEGRVSGKQY, from the coding sequence ATGGATACCTCCACGTCCGCACCTGGCATCGAAGTATCGGCTGTCAGGCGCATCGCTGACTCCAGCATGCAGGGCATTACCCGGGACAACCGCCCATCGAAGCCTTCTGATGCCGGCTGGCGCGTTCGACTGATGAAGGATGGGAAGTTTGTCGCCGATCGCCATTTTCGCGACTTGGCCTACCACGGCCGTTCCCGCGCAAAGCGAGCAGCGCAATGCTATCGCGACGACATGGCCACTGAGCACCAGATCCAGTTCACCCAAACCGTGCACACTGATCTTGCCCTCCAGCGCCATGCAGCAGGCCTGACTCAGGCAGCTATAGCCTCGATGCTGTCCGTGTCACCCGGGCTGGTATCGAAATGGGAGAAAGGGGGCCATATACCGGCTGCAGCTCGATCGCTCTTCCAAGCTGCAGTGCAAGGTGAGCTGGTCGGCGACGCACCGAGCCTGGCCGGTGCAGACATCAGGCGCATCAGGGCCGAGGTTCTAGGGTGGACACAAACACAACTGGCCGATGCACTGGGATGGGCGTACGCCGCAGTAGGCTATTGGGAAAGAGGGCAGCGGCGGATTCCAGGTTGGGTCCAGGTGTACATGCAGGCGATCGATGAGGGCCGTGTCAGTGGCAAGCAGTATTGA